The DNA window taaatatttgtcttGTTTGCCTAGGATTAGAAAATTGCACtgcataaaataatttatcttCATTTTAGTAGTTTTGCCACTAATATTACTCCCGCACATTCATTCCGGGGGGGTGGGACTatgttattattttctgaCCCTCCATCATGGATTGAATAATACACAACAATAAGTAATTGTGATACAACCAAAATATGTCTTATAATCACAGTATTCAGCATGTTTAACCAACCAACCTTTCTGGAAACATTTGATTCTCTTTGCTACTTACAGTGCATCCCACTCTTGTGCTCCCCACCCCCATCCACCCTTTTGCCTCACCATGTCCTGTTATTCCTGACTCAAGGTCAATTGATATGGCCTCTACTGTCACTTTGGCAGAAAGCCAACAACTTGAGCATGTGCTGGCATGGCCACACTTGCCATCCAGGTGCCATGCACTCATCTCAGTTACTAAACATGAGCGGAAGCCTGTGGGGCCCCCTAATGCACTGCCCACAGCATGTTACAGTTAAGAGTGTATGAGGTAAACCGTGacgttaatttaaaaaaaaaaaaacatactccACCAAGCTGGACTTAGTGGTACCTTGCTACATGCATAAaattgcaaaacaacaaccattTCATATCATTTGAGTAGTACAGTAGAACCTCTTAAGTTGAACACAATGCTAGTCAagctccatttttttcaataccTCAATTAAGtgtacagaaaatattttaacattcTAAATTGCCATACACATGTAGAAATAATTTCACCGGCCTTGAATGTAGTAAGTGCTTACGAAACAAATAACTGAGCATGCCATTGCGTAAAAATGACCATCAATGCATCCCACAATGcatcttgaaaatggcagatGAAACAATTTTCTGTTTCCAGGgtattgtttcattttcagaCAGATTCATGAGTTGTAGCAGGACAATATCTAATTAAAGTATAGCGGTTCATCCAGTATGTTGTAACTATGCAATGGCACTGACATAATTAATGTCCAGCTTGAGTAgtgcttcaaaacaaattttcaTTTGACTGATGAGTAAATTATTTCGGACACTACAGTCGACTCCCGCTAATACAGgcgaaaataaatagataaataataaatatttttttaaatatttttaaaatattatattggggaaaagaaaatctgtgtATGCGAATGTCGCCTGTATATAAAAATTAAAGTGATGGCATAATACCGTAAGTGAATGAAACAAACAGTCCAGGTGTTTGTTTTCCCAACTACATTGGGGACTAGGCATCTAATAAGGGGAAGACGTTCAGCCTAGTAATGTTAGTAAATAATTGAGATACAGTatgtcaaatgaaaagaaaattgataTAGAGGTATAATGCagggaaatgacaaaaaataggCAAGCTCTAAAGAGGTAGACTGCATGGAACTAATCTGAATGTATGTGCTACTTTAGAACATAATGTGGAGGGAGTACACAACCCACAAAAACAGACAGGAAATCCCTGTCctgacaaaacacaagatCATCATTGATACTGCACAGGGATCTTGTTTTTAAGACTCCACACTTTCACAGAATATGAGCACCACCACTTCCTTCCGATCAAAGTCTgcaaaagcacatttaaaaaggGCTCTAAACGGTTacttaatttttaaaatggcagTCGATTAAATTGTCAAACAATCGATTAGGTTTGACACCccttttttgtccaatcagatttcagctTTTTTGTGTTGCCATGTGAGTCTAATCTGCCTTCACAGTCGTGTTTGTGGCGTTTGAGATTTGTACTTTTCCGACcgttgaaatattttcttttcaacttgCTTGACTGACCAATTCTAGTCCTtcagaggttccactgtacgCCAAAACTAAAATTGATTGCAGCGCATTTCGACAGGACCGAAAACGGTCTTGATGAATCGTGACATCCTCGTCGCATTGCACATGGGAAAACACGAGAAGCTCGCTCGTTGTTTCGCTCAAAGAACAAGTTTGCAACAAGAAAACGACTAAATGTCAGAAACCCGAGAAGCTGATGTCAGCACCTATAGTCTTACTACACAAGTGGCTTGGATGGATGGGGCCCACAATTGCTCATCCACATTACTCGCATCCTTAAACCAACAATGGAAGCCACGAGCAGAGGCCCTTAAAAGTCCAACTCTGAGCATGACTGTTGCCGTGAGCTTTGTCCCCGCCCATCGCCACATTACAGTATCTCAAAGGGTTGCATTCATGTAAAATACGCTACATAATCAGTGACCACTTTGCATAAATAGCTTTCATcaatcataaaaacaaatgtgaatcTAAATGGGAGGGACTGGGGTACCTGAAATGTAAAATCCTGATGTCCCTCAAAGCATACCCTCATTGACAGTGAACTGACTAATCAACAGTAGCATCCACACTATTTCCTGCAAAAAGGCCTTTAAGTGCCAAACCAAAAGAGatccattttgtcactttttgtcCTAATTTCACATAAAGTAGAACCTAAGTGGGACAAATGAATTTCGTTTATACTTGATAACAATGGCATGTCCACAAGCTCTACTGATAACCAAATTGTGGGATTGTCAAAGCTCCCTCTGATGATGCCCTAGAGCTGGACAAAAAGGCTCCGCTGCGTCATGTGCAGCACACGGTCACAATTCACTTCCTTTACATTGTTCCCAGTGGGAACATTTTGTGCCCCACCAGGAATGGGGATCAAGACCAGCGCTAGCGTCTGGCTTGTGGAGTGATGACTTGTCCATCATTCCTATTTCTGACTTCAGCACCGGCATTACTTACATGCAAAGAGAAGGGGGGGGCCACAATAGGAATTCAAGGCACCGCTACCTCATGACAAAGCAAGAACAACCACCGCCATATTTGCAAGTGCTCTAACTTACCCTGTCAGAGCTGATATCCAACAAACAGAGATGGTGcacaacaaaaatatgttcacaggcatttttttcctcagtagTTCCATGCATGTATATTTTTCAGACGTTTTGGTGCTTTGAGGTAATACAATGATCATATCCAAAAAGAAGAGCTGACAGGGCACGCGCTCCACTGACTTCAACAAGCACCCATACAGTAGAATGAAGAGACCAATTGAagcctctctcgctctctctctctttctccccaACACAAATTGGTTGAAATCCATAAAAGCAGCAAAGAAAGGCATTTCATCATTTCTAATACAAAGTAAGCTACccaaatatacatataaagtCTGAATAAATACTATTGGATATTCTCTCTGTGACAGTCGGTTGCAGGTTTTTTAAGGATGTACAGTATGGACAGGGCATTGACGTTACCTGGGAAAGAATCCACATGTGCAAATAAGTGTGTTATTGCCGGTCTTTGCTCGGGGGAGGTAATATTCGGGGTAGGAAATGCGTCACAGTCATGGCAGTGGTGGCCTTGTTGCCCCTCTTGACGCGGCCGTACTTGCTGAGCGCCACGAAGGAGCCTCTGTACGCCAGCGACTCGTAGGCGTTGTAGTTGTTGGGGAGCATCCGCTCTCGGAACTTGCACTCGTCGTGGAAGACTGTCTGCAAAAGGGACACGTGGGACACATTTTCAGAAGTGCTATTTCTATCTCtttcatatattttaataGAATATGTTGCATAGTTAATTGTAATGATCTCATTTTCTGCCAAGGTGAATTGGTTTTAGTTAGCAGTCATTTAAATTCatatcaaaattaaaataaatacatgacatCTTTACTCCCTGTTTAACAAATCTaaatcattttcctttttgaatTGAACAACTGCAATAAATTCACGATCCAGCGGTACCTCGGCACACGAGTTAAATTTGTTCTGTGACTACACTCATTGCCTTGATCCgttaaaatgaatagaaatgtcagatccccaaaacaaaaacagaaaaatgctGTAACTTCGGTTTTAATGAGATAAATAGCACTCCACGCTATTACAGCTTTTAAAACCTAGTTAGAGTAATATTGGCCATTGCTTTGCAGAGGCTACCCGAGTATTGTTATACTTTCTTGTCTGTCTACATTTGTTGCAGCACTGGTGGTGTTCAAATACCTTGCTTAAAGGGTTACAAGTAACGTGCTATTGATGCTGGTATCATTCGACTTTCTATGGCATTTTGCAATTGCAAGCGGACATTCTGCAAGGCAAAGTTACATTTGGTTAAACACACAATGAATAATTAATAACTGAACGTGTCAATAAACACCTTGAAGTAAGCACTTTGCTTGATTTTTTCAAGAATAATTTTCTGGCTACCAAACGTCTGCTTGTTGTGTAAGTCGAGTTACCATAGTACTCTGATTCCTGTGTAATTTGAGCCATACAAACGGCATTGCGGTGAAAGCATCAAGAGAATATTTATTGACCTGTTTAGTGtgttaattacattttggtgCAAATCCAGAAACAAATGCAGCTAACCGCAAATAATTTCACCTTTCTATTTTTACAATGGAATTGTTTTGACACACACCCTTTGGTGTAATTCTAATGTCATCTTTCATAAACCAGGACGTGGCCCCGCTAAGTAAACTTACATACAGACATCTACAAACACAGCACTTGAccagtgttttcatttttcttggtttgattgttttaaagTTTGGGTCAAAAGAGGGAGCATTCCTCAAGCcccagagaaaataaatagtcCAGTCCCATTTATTTCTCTTTATTTATTGTCCATGAAACAGACAGCAGCCAGTTCGGCACATGTAGGAACAAATAACTTTTCACAGTCAAAATGACATCGTCACTAAGTGGAAAATTAAGCATGACCTATTGTATTCCAACTCCTATTAAATAcgaatgaaaacacacacttcatgttttggtcaaatataaGCAAACCAGCATAACCCAAAATATGTAAAAAGTTATCAAATTTCAAAGCAAGGACAATGGAAGTAAATAACCAGCTATTTCTCAGAGGATGACGAGCCGTTAATATTGTTAgatttggttttaatttggCTAAAAGaagtttctttctttcaacacaaagtcaaaatactgtacatttaaatAGAACATAATCAAATAGGTGAGGCATGTTTCAAGATAAACAAGAATATTTCAAGTCCCTCAGTAGTCAACTAAACATCAGCCACGATTATAAGGAAGGAAACACTGACTAAGCCAACATGGCGTATATACAGCAGGCGAGCCGGCTGCCCCCATCAAGATGCATGAGGCTAAATTCAATCTCTTATCAGATCGTCAGCACAGTGGCAAGCTTACACTTCATCACTCAAGAGGAGATACATTCTGTCTGTCAAGGATGTCGGCCCACAAGCGAAGTGGCCGCCACTAACGGGAAcacatgtcattgtcatttCAGCGCCAATGACATCAAGGTTACTGCTGACATGCTCACTAATCTCTTCAACTCAAGTGAAGTACCATTCAGCAtgtccaaacaaaaaaaaaaagcacataagGTGAAGCGTTCGCTATGTTATGCGACCATTGTACTACTAAGACTCAGAGTTCAACTTAATTCCTTTCATCCATGTCCTCATTATTAACTGAACAAGGCAGACACTTCCTAACGAGAAAACCATAAAATATCAATTAATTCACTCGCGGGGCACATTTAGATAAAATACGACTCATCCTCACgtatggacaatttagagtcttcaataGACACGACgggtgtttttggaatgtgcgAAGAAgccagagaaaacccatggCAAGAACTCAACACAGGAAGGTCGGAGCAGAGTTCAACCCcaaacctcagaactgtgaggcagatgtgaaaACCTCAAGTCCACCGAACGGCATTCAACCAAAACATTCCAGGAAAAATGCCTAAATtacaggagacaaaaaaataaatacataaaaataacCATTATGACCACAGCATACCGTTCCTCACTTTGGGCATTTGTTTcgggattttttgttttgtttttagctttTTGGCGACACTCTTAAAAAAGGAGCAGCCAAAACAAATGGTATTAAAAAGcaaagaatagaaaaaaacactaagtactggcagaagaaaaaaaaactcacaacATGACTTATCAAAGCTCATTTAGActgtttttgtagtttttaatAGTGAGCTTTTTTATCTCAAAAGTTTGCCGTTCATCTGACATATTTACGGCTAAGTGTTTCATGTTTCGGTTTTACTTTtaacaacagtaaaaaaatgtcacacttttgagaagatgaagaaaattgaaatctactcaaaacacttttctaaaaagtttatttctatttctattattgaaaaaaaaaaatctacttaTGGCGGTGTCAGATATTTAGCCATAAAGGGGCCATTTCTCTGCTCTAGCGATGCAAAGGATGACTAAGTTGTAATGTTTAAGGTGGCTTAGCGACCAACTCGTTAAGTGGGGCTTTATGGGACCCACTTTTAAAACTATAAATATAGCTCATAGTGATGGTGTGACACCTATAAAATATTGCTGCCAATAGGTTTTGTAGGTGCTCATCAGCtgtctaaaataaataaatactgacaAATAAACCTCCAATCACTTTGACGGATACCCTTCAAAACTACTATACTTGAAAGACTAAAAAGTAGATCAAAACTGTAAATTGTAAATGGTGTACGTTCCCACCGGCACGTTAGATGATCATAGTTTTATTTATGATGTTCAGCATTTCTAAGGCAAACGTGGTATCTTggtggttagcacatccgcctcacagttctgaggtaGGGGTTCGAATCCAAGCTCTGATGTTCTCTCCATGTTTGCTGGAATTTCATCCCAGTTTAAAACATGGGCATGTCTAAATTGTCGTTTCGTGTGTGTCATGACTAATTTGATTGCACTTTTGCATTAGGCTATTTATTTAAAGGCCCTAACCCTCCATGCACAGGTCTGAACCTGACGCTGAGTTTGTGATTCACCATCATAAGATTGTTGGGAGACATATGGGGGCAGGTGCaatgtcatttgaatttgggaacgtaatttcgatttctttgtgtctcttggcatgtgaagaaattgacaataaagcagactttgacttgactttgactgtaCAGATCGATGTCTCGACTTAAATTTGACTTCATTGTAAGTAAGCCCAATTGAAAAGTTCCTGATTTCAAATACTTGCAATGTGTCAATCCTACTGGCTCATGCACATTTCTCATCAGCCCCATGTTTACTCGTCGTTCCGGTGTAAATAAAACGGGGTGCATACCTACCGTCCCATATAACCTCCCTCGTCTGTTCATGGCGACATACAAGTCACTCTTGACTCCATACAGGCTCACTACTCCTCTCTCCACCGTGGAGATCTCAATGAGACCTGAAATCACAAATAATTTGAGGGAGCACGACGGCTGACGGCTTTGAATAGAATTAGGATTACGATTTAGCATGCATTGTGCCCCCTCTCTGCGCCTATGGGGTGTAACCTTGCAGAGTGGCGACTCTTTGTTCTGCATCCTTAACATCCGATCACACGCaagcacatttatttatttattgatctacttatttatttgtgtgtgcgcgcgcgcgcgtgtgcggcCGGATTGCGCCATTTGCGTGGTCGTGCTGGGCTCCACGGCCACCGGCCCGTCCTAGCTGGCCCGCAGCGTAAAAATAAGTTGTGTCTAAAAGCGGCCACACATTCATGTCATGCtcggggaggaagaggagaagagagGAAGAGCAAGGGAGAGGAGAGGGAAGGAAAGGAGAGGAGGGGAAGGGAGGAGAGGGGGCCGGGGGCGATCGTTCGGTgctgtttgtattttaatcGAATTGTCTTTGCGCCCCCAACTGAGATGACACGCGATCATGCCAATGACACGGAAGAACTCACTGTACTGGTTCTCGTGGTGGACACCGTTGATCGTGCCGTCGGGGAGGATCTGGAGGTGGAAGCCGATGCCCACGTTGCAGTAGAGCCTCCTTACTCTCTTGATGCCCAGCAGGTAGTCACTCTCCCAGTTGAGCTCCGGCTTCTCCCCGGAGATCCCGAGCACGGAGCGAGAGAAGAGCGTCTCCCAGCGCTTCTCCAGCAGCAAGGTGCCATTCGTCCGGCCGCTCGAGAGCGGGTACGCCGACACGATGCCCAGCAGGAGGCTCAGGAGAACCGCCGTGGTCAGCGTCCAGTGCGGCGTGCCGGCCTCGCAGGACATACTGACGAGGAGCCTGTGAGCTCCGGCCATCCGGTTTACCTTCAGACCACGTGGTCCAAATTAATGAGCCTAAAAATACCgctcttcttgtttttctctcttcgGCATGCTGGCTGAGGGTTATTTCTGGAGCTGTGCAGGGCATGAAACGCAAGCCCCGGtgcagaggaggagaggagacGCTGGAGGTGAtggtgctggtgctgctgctggtgatTACCATGTTTTGCAGCTCCTACCTCCacgcctctctctctcccccctacacgcacacacttgctCTCTCTCCTGCTCCTCGACCAAAAAGAAGAGTTGCGAGAAATAATCCGCCATGCACCAAaattaaaagagaaagaaacaaagaaagaaaccaGAGCCCACAGTCAGACCAGCCAGGGGCTCCACATCACCGGTCCCTCCCTGGATCCGACTCCCAATGCAAGATCGGAGACGGCCCCGATAGCAGCAGGAAAGTGCCTTCAATGATTTGTCATTGCTGGTCCAGAACGAGGGGGGAGTTGAGCAGGCCCTCGGGACAGCACCCAAATTGGGTCGGTGGTCATATGTCTGTCAGGCCGCTTCCTTATTTAGAAAGAAGGTGTAAAAACAGTCCCACTTGTCACTGGTGAGCAACGACAGGGCTCCCTGCAGTGCCACTTTTTCTTATGCACTCTCTGACAACtttagaaaacaaatcatCTTAACCATTGATTCCCAACCATTGTGCTGAGTGGAATTGTTCAAATTCACTTGGCTCAACAAGTATTTATTCTTTACAAATAGTGTAGTATCTATTATTCTGTGCCATATAGTGACAAGCAGAATAATTATGCACATTTCCACTAGCTGTCAATAACTCTCTGCACATACCGTGTCTTACAgtattttgtaaatataaaatagagTACAACACTCTCACCACCTACTAACCTACAGTTGAAATCCTCCATTTCAGTAAAAACACTGAATCCTGCCACCCAGATGTCAATTCTAGGTAGCATTAGTGCTAAAGTAACACATTAAGATCCCAGCATGTTTCCCATGGTACATAAGTAGGATCCTGCGTGGAGCAAAGCACAGGCCTGACATGGAATGGCACACATAGCCAGCATGCCATTCCCAGTGACACGAAAGCCTATCGTCTTTTCCATGTAACAGATAATGTCAGCAGCTGCATGGCCATGTGTCAGTGGGGCCACAGCGGTCAACAGTCAGTTCTCAGGATCTCCAAGGGATGGCACCATTATCAAGATAGTTTTCCCAAGAGCTTCAGGGAAAAGCAATTTGGAAGGAGAAGACATCTTTTAGGGGAAGAGtgcattttaaagaaaattttCTCTGTCAAAATTCATTTGGACAATAGGAACGCCTTTTTACACTTGACATGACAGTCCagaatgtttgaattttttttctagagcGGATAGGGTCGGCCCTCAGTGGTTCTCCAATGCACTTTCCACCCAAATGGTCACATGTGCCACATATACTGTCACACATCTGTACTTgataagaaaacaaagaattaAAACTTTTCAGCCATGttatgttttattgtttataaAAAGCTGTTTGGCGAGATCACGCATGTATTACAGAGTAAT is part of the Syngnathus acus chromosome 6, fSynAcu1.2, whole genome shotgun sequence genome and encodes:
- the LOC119124244 gene encoding fibroblast growth factor 6-like, which produces MAGAHRLLVSMSCEAGTPHWTLTTAVLLSLLLGIVSAYPLSSGRTNGTLLLEKRWETLFSRSVLGISGEKPELNWESDYLLGIKRVRRLYCNVGIGFHLQILPDGTINGVHHENQYSLIEISTVERGVVSLYGVKSDLYVAMNRRGRLYGTTVFHDECKFRERMLPNNYNAYESLAYRGSFVALSKYGRVKRGNKATTAMTVTHFLPRILPPPSKDRQ